In Populus nigra chromosome 1, ddPopNigr1.1, whole genome shotgun sequence, one genomic interval encodes:
- the LOC133700746 gene encoding probable 2-oxoglutarate-dependent dioxygenase AOP1.2 isoform X2, with the protein MSQETLFQLPIIDFCKSDLKPGTSEWDLVKSQVWKAISEHGCFKALLDKIPLHVEKSFVGEVKELFDLPLQTKRQHVSEIPFNSYFWKSPPPLQYESFGIEDPSIFENCNNFTNVLWPHGNPDFRKSIKYFSTQVSEFEKLIRRVILESMGLDNYLDEHMSSTTCALRVMKYQAPQITEPTYTKPHTDKNLITILYQNQVDGLEVQTKHGEWTGVELSQDHSFVILIGESFRLISAGMDEWSIGPAVSPRKGEWKRGKVLCWIVFVFQSRL; encoded by the exons ATGAGCCAGGAAACTCTTTTTCAGCTTCCTATCATAGATTTCTGCAAGTCAGATCTAAAACCAGGAACTTCAGAGTGGGACTTGGTGAAATCTCAAGTTTGGAAGGCAATTTCAGAGCATGGTTGCTTCAAGGCTTTGCTTGACAAAATTCCTCTGCATGTCGAGAAGTCATTTGTTGGTGAAGTGAAAGAGCTCTTTGACTTACCCCTTCAGACGAAAAGGCAACATGTTTCTGAAATACCCTTTAATAGCTATTTTTGGAAATCCCCACCTCCGCTGCAATATGAAAGCTTCGGTATTGAGGATCCCAGCATCTTCGAAAACTGCAACAACTTCACCAATGTCTTGTGGCCACATGGAAATCCAGATTTTAG aaaaagtataaaatatttttcaacacaAGTATCAGAATTTGAGAAACTCATAAGGAGGGTGATTTTGGAGAGCATGGGTCTTGACAATTACTTGGATGAACACATGAGCTCGACTACTTGTGCTCTTAGAGTAATGAAATATCAAGCGCCTCAAATTACTGAACCAACGTATACAAAGCCCCACACAGATAAGAACTTAATTACTATATTGTATCAAAATCAAGTTGATGGGCTGGAGGTACAAACCAAACATGGTGAGTGGACTGGTGTGGAACTCTCGCAAGATCACTCTTTTGTCATCTTGATTGGGGAATCCTTTAGA TTGATTTCTGCAGGCATGGACGAATGGTCGATTGGACCCGCCGTATCACCGCGTAAGGGTGAGTGGAAGCGAGGCAAGGTACTCTGCTGGATTGTTTTCGTTTTTCAAAGCAggttataa
- the LOC133700746 gene encoding probable 2-oxoglutarate-dependent dioxygenase AOP1 isoform X1: protein MSQETLFQLPIIDFCKSDLKPGTSEWDLVKSQVWKAISEHGCFKALLDKIPLHVEKSFVGEVKELFDLPLQTKRQHVSEIPFNSYFWKSPPPLQYESFGIEDPSIFENCNNFTNVLWPHGNPDFRKSIKYFSTQVSEFEKLIRRVILESMGLDNYLDEHMSSTTCALRVMKYQAPQITEPTYTKPHTDKNLITILYQNQVDGLEVQTKHGEWTGVELSQDHSFVILIGESFRAWTNGRLDPPYHRVRVSGSEARYSAGLFSFFKAGYKTKTPEDLIDEDHPLLYKPFDFFEFLKFFSDWAPKAQPNQCGLKAYCGV, encoded by the exons ATGAGCCAGGAAACTCTTTTTCAGCTTCCTATCATAGATTTCTGCAAGTCAGATCTAAAACCAGGAACTTCAGAGTGGGACTTGGTGAAATCTCAAGTTTGGAAGGCAATTTCAGAGCATGGTTGCTTCAAGGCTTTGCTTGACAAAATTCCTCTGCATGTCGAGAAGTCATTTGTTGGTGAAGTGAAAGAGCTCTTTGACTTACCCCTTCAGACGAAAAGGCAACATGTTTCTGAAATACCCTTTAATAGCTATTTTTGGAAATCCCCACCTCCGCTGCAATATGAAAGCTTCGGTATTGAGGATCCCAGCATCTTCGAAAACTGCAACAACTTCACCAATGTCTTGTGGCCACATGGAAATCCAGATTTTAG aaaaagtataaaatatttttcaacacaAGTATCAGAATTTGAGAAACTCATAAGGAGGGTGATTTTGGAGAGCATGGGTCTTGACAATTACTTGGATGAACACATGAGCTCGACTACTTGTGCTCTTAGAGTAATGAAATATCAAGCGCCTCAAATTACTGAACCAACGTATACAAAGCCCCACACAGATAAGAACTTAATTACTATATTGTATCAAAATCAAGTTGATGGGCTGGAGGTACAAACCAAACATGGTGAGTGGACTGGTGTGGAACTCTCGCAAGATCACTCTTTTGTCATCTTGATTGGGGAATCCTTTAGA GCATGGACGAATGGTCGATTGGACCCGCCGTATCACCGCGTAAGGGTGAGTGGAAGCGAGGCAAGGTACTCTGCTGGATTGTTTTCGTTTTTCAAAGCAggttataaaaccaaaacccctgAAGACTTGATCGATGAAGATCATCCCTTGCTTTAcaagccatttgatttttttgaatttcttaagtttttttcgGACTGGGCACCTAAGGCTCAGCCTAATCAGTGTGGTTTAAAGGCTTATTGTGGTGTGTGA
- the LOC133700746 gene encoding probable 2-oxoglutarate-dependent dioxygenase AOP1.2 isoform X3, giving the protein MSQETLFQLPIIDFCKSDLKPGTSEWDLVKSQVWKAISEHGCFKALLDKIPLHVEKSFVGEVKELFDLPLQTKRQHVSEIPFNSYFWKSPPPLQYESFGIEDPSIFENCNNFTNVLWPHGNPDFRKSIKYFSTQVSEFEKLIRRVILESMGLDNYLDEHMSSTTCALRVMKYQAPQITEPTYTKPHTDKNLITILYQNQVDGLEVQTKHGMDEWSIGPAVSPRKGEWKRGKVLCWIVFVFQSRL; this is encoded by the exons ATGAGCCAGGAAACTCTTTTTCAGCTTCCTATCATAGATTTCTGCAAGTCAGATCTAAAACCAGGAACTTCAGAGTGGGACTTGGTGAAATCTCAAGTTTGGAAGGCAATTTCAGAGCATGGTTGCTTCAAGGCTTTGCTTGACAAAATTCCTCTGCATGTCGAGAAGTCATTTGTTGGTGAAGTGAAAGAGCTCTTTGACTTACCCCTTCAGACGAAAAGGCAACATGTTTCTGAAATACCCTTTAATAGCTATTTTTGGAAATCCCCACCTCCGCTGCAATATGAAAGCTTCGGTATTGAGGATCCCAGCATCTTCGAAAACTGCAACAACTTCACCAATGTCTTGTGGCCACATGGAAATCCAGATTTTAG aaaaagtataaaatatttttcaacacaAGTATCAGAATTTGAGAAACTCATAAGGAGGGTGATTTTGGAGAGCATGGGTCTTGACAATTACTTGGATGAACACATGAGCTCGACTACTTGTGCTCTTAGAGTAATGAAATATCAAGCGCCTCAAATTACTGAACCAACGTATACAAAGCCCCACACAGATAAGAACTTAATTACTATATTGTATCAAAATCAAGTTGATGGGCTGGAGGTACAAACCAAACATG GCATGGACGAATGGTCGATTGGACCCGCCGTATCACCGCGTAAGGGTGAGTGGAAGCGAGGCAAGGTACTCTGCTGGATTGTTTTCGTTTTTCAAAGCAggttataa